In Tripterygium wilfordii isolate XIE 37 chromosome 15, ASM1340144v1, whole genome shotgun sequence, one DNA window encodes the following:
- the LOC120016927 gene encoding pentatricopeptide repeat-containing protein At4g19440, chloroplastic-like isoform X2, with translation MPVLNARSPMDWHLEIGASMANLNEPGLEVIDLLIHVYSTQFRNLGFGFAIDLIRLLASKGKFPSSKTCTFLLTSLLKANELNKSVEVFEIIRGGVFPDVYLLSTAINAFCKVGRIEDAIGLFSKMEQQLGVSPNVVTYNIIIDGLCKNGRLDEAFGYKIKMVNNGVELSLKTYSILLNGLVKSEKFGDAYIMLKEMSDMGFVANEIVYNTLIGGFCKQGNIGDALRIRDDMVSKGINPNSVTYNSLIQGVCKRDLVEYAEQLLMEMLLRGLPVNRGAYCSVICLLCVKHKFDSALHFMKEMLAKNLSPNDKLLTSIVVGLCQHGKHSNAIELWFKLFEKGFTASTETSNALIHGLFQAGNIQEATRMVTVMLEKGIIFDRITYNTLIRGCCKNGEVVKAFKIREEMSKQGIEPDIYTYNTLIDGLCKLGKVEEAFKLLDDCKRNGLNPNVHTFGPIIDGYSNAGKAEEGERLFNEWVGMKLWPNSVVYNTLIKGYSKSGNMMAAFRLRDDMRMKGIPPTAKTYSSLIKGMCSIGLVEDAKKLFDEMRKENLLPNVVSYTIVIQGYCKLGQMDKARCAWDEMSSCNINPNQFTYTVMIDGYCKLGNMKEATKLLSEMEENGIAPDVVTYNALIDGLTKNGKIEEALKVCDHMRSRGVVPDEKTHTILTPGFHQPLTHTTQD, from the coding sequence ATGCCGGTTTTGAATGCGAGAAGTCCCATGGATTGGCACCTTGAGATTGGGGCTTCCATGGCGAATTTGAATGAGCCAGGTCTTGAGGTTATTGATTTGCTAATACATGTTTATAGCACCCAATTCAGGAATTTGGGGTTTGGTTTTGCCATTGATTTGATTAGGCTTCTTGCTAGTAAGGGAAAGTTTCCATCTTCGAAGACTTGCACTTTTTTGTTAACTTCTTTATTGAAGGCTAACGAGTTAAACAAGAGTGTTGAGGTATTTGAGATAATTCGAGGTGGTGTTTTTCCTGATGTTTATTTGCTCAGCACTGCTATTAACGCATTCtgcaaggtaggaagaattgaAGATGCCATAGGGTTGTTTTCAAAAATGGAACAGCAGTTAGGTGTTTCTCCTAATGTAGTTACATACAATATTATTATTGATGGATTATGTAAGAATGGGAGATTGGATGAGGCATTTGGGTATAAAATCAAGATGGTGAATAATGGTGTAGAACTGTCTCTCAAAACATATAGTATCCTTCTTAATGGTTTGGTGAAGTCAGAGAAATTCGGTGATGCGTATATTATGTTGAAGGAAATGTCTGACATGGGTTTTGTGGCCAATGAGATTGTATATAACACATTGATTGGTGGATTTTGTAAACAGGGTAATATTGGTGATGCACTTAGGATTAGGGATGATATGGTATCCAAGGGCATAAATCCTAATTCAGTTACTTACAATTCTCTTATACAAGGAGTTTGCAAGAGAGATCTAGTGGAATATGCTGAACAACTCTTGATGGAAATGCTATTGAGAGGCTTACCAGTAAACCGAGGTGCTTATTGTTCGGTAATTTGTCTGTTATGTGTGAAGCATAAGTTTGATTCTGCACTACATTTCATGAAGGAGATGTTAGCCAAAAATTTAAGTCCCAATGATAAGTTGCTAACCTCAATTGTTGTCGGGCTTTGTCAGCATGGAAAGCATTCAAATGCAATTGAGCTATGGTTTAAACTGTTTGAGAAAGGGTTTACAGCCAGTACAGAAACTTCAAATGCTCTAATTCATGGGCTCTTTCAAGCTGGTAATATTCAAGAAGCTACTAGGATGGTTACGGTGATGCTTGAGAAGGGTATAATATTTGATAGAATCACGTACAACACACTCATCCGGGGTTGTTGCAAAAATGGGGAAGTGGTGAAAGCGTTTAAAATTAGGGAAGAGATGTCTAAACAAGGGATTGAACCAGATATTTATACTTATAATACGCTAATTGATGGGCTGTGTAAGTTGGGTAAAGTGGAAGAAGCATTTAAACTTTTGGATGACTGCAAAAGAAATGGTCTTAATCCAAATGTTCATACTTTTGGCCCAATAATAGATGGATACTCTAATGCCGGTAAAGCTGAAGAGGGTGAGAGACTATTCAATGAGTGGGTTGGTATGAAACTGTGGCCAAATTCTGTTGTTTATAATACTCTAATCAAAGGATACTCTAAAAGTGGGAATATGATGGCAGCCTTCAGACTTCGTGATGACATGAGAATGAAAGGAATCCCTCCCACTGCTAAAACATATTCTTCTCTAATAAAGGGCATGTGCAGCATTGGGCTTGTTGAGGACGCAAAAAAACTTTTTGATGAAATGAGGAAGGAGAATTTGTTGCCAAATGTGGTATCTTATACTATAGTTATTCAAGGTTACTGTAAGCTAGGCCAGATGGATAAAGCTAGATGTGCCTGGGACGAAATGTCTTCATGTAACATAAACCCTAACCAATTTACCTACACTGTCATGATTGATGGGTACTGTAAACTGGGTAACATGAAAGAAGCTACTAAGCTTCtaagtgaaatggaagaaaatggaATTGCCCCAGATGTTGTCACTTATAATGCCCTAATAGATGGATTGACAAAAAATGGGAAAATAGAGGAGGCTTTAAAAGTATGTGATCATATGCGCAGCAGGGGTGTCGTCCCTGACGAAAAAACACATACCATATTGACTCCTGGGTTTCATCAGCCATTGACACATACAACTCAAGATTGA
- the LOC120016927 gene encoding pentatricopeptide repeat-containing protein At4g19440, chloroplastic-like isoform X1, with product MDLRRRAICQWSYFRPPVTRPLTCVTSTSQSLNLQCENNPQPPPLQPESQPLDSNQNLLNRVSSILRNPSLDTSKCKALIPHLCPHEFERVFLAVGPNANPRTALTFFKYASESCKFQFTVLSYCILIRLLVVSNLKDPARLLLIRLIDGKMPVLNARSPMDWHLEIGASMANLNEPGLEVIDLLIHVYSTQFRNLGFGFAIDLIRLLASKGKFPSSKTCTFLLTSLLKANELNKSVEVFEIIRGGVFPDVYLLSTAINAFCKVGRIEDAIGLFSKMEQQLGVSPNVVTYNIIIDGLCKNGRLDEAFGYKIKMVNNGVELSLKTYSILLNGLVKSEKFGDAYIMLKEMSDMGFVANEIVYNTLIGGFCKQGNIGDALRIRDDMVSKGINPNSVTYNSLIQGVCKRDLVEYAEQLLMEMLLRGLPVNRGAYCSVICLLCVKHKFDSALHFMKEMLAKNLSPNDKLLTSIVVGLCQHGKHSNAIELWFKLFEKGFTASTETSNALIHGLFQAGNIQEATRMVTVMLEKGIIFDRITYNTLIRGCCKNGEVVKAFKIREEMSKQGIEPDIYTYNTLIDGLCKLGKVEEAFKLLDDCKRNGLNPNVHTFGPIIDGYSNAGKAEEGERLFNEWVGMKLWPNSVVYNTLIKGYSKSGNMMAAFRLRDDMRMKGIPPTAKTYSSLIKGMCSIGLVEDAKKLFDEMRKENLLPNVVSYTIVIQGYCKLGQMDKARCAWDEMSSCNINPNQFTYTVMIDGYCKLGNMKEATKLLSEMEENGIAPDVVTYNALIDGLTKNGKIEEALKVCDHMRSRGVVPDEKTHTILTPGFHQPLTHTTQD from the coding sequence ATGGATTTGAGAAGGCGAGCAATCTGTCAATGGAGCTATTTTCGTCCTCCCGTCACTCGACCATTAACTTGCGTGACGTCCACCTCCCAAAGCTTGAACCTGCAATGTGAAAATAATCCCCAGCCGCCACCATTGCAGCCCGAGAGCCAGCCACTGGACTCCAATCAGAATTTACTTAATCGGGTATCTTCTATTCTCAGAAACCCATCTCTAGACACTTCGAAGTGCAAAGCACTTATACCTCATTTGTGTCCTCACGAATTTGAACGGGTGTTTTTAGCTGTTGGACCGAATGCGAACCCCCGCACAGCTCTTACTTTCTTCAAGTATGCATCTGAATCTTGTAAGTTTCAGTTCACCGTTCTGTCTTATTGTATTTTGATTCGTTTGCTTGTGGTTTCGAATCTCAAGGATCCCGCAAGATTGCTTTTGATTCGTTTGATTGATGGAAAGATGCCGGTTTTGAATGCGAGAAGTCCCATGGATTGGCACCTTGAGATTGGGGCTTCCATGGCGAATTTGAATGAGCCAGGTCTTGAGGTTATTGATTTGCTAATACATGTTTATAGCACCCAATTCAGGAATTTGGGGTTTGGTTTTGCCATTGATTTGATTAGGCTTCTTGCTAGTAAGGGAAAGTTTCCATCTTCGAAGACTTGCACTTTTTTGTTAACTTCTTTATTGAAGGCTAACGAGTTAAACAAGAGTGTTGAGGTATTTGAGATAATTCGAGGTGGTGTTTTTCCTGATGTTTATTTGCTCAGCACTGCTATTAACGCATTCtgcaaggtaggaagaattgaAGATGCCATAGGGTTGTTTTCAAAAATGGAACAGCAGTTAGGTGTTTCTCCTAATGTAGTTACATACAATATTATTATTGATGGATTATGTAAGAATGGGAGATTGGATGAGGCATTTGGGTATAAAATCAAGATGGTGAATAATGGTGTAGAACTGTCTCTCAAAACATATAGTATCCTTCTTAATGGTTTGGTGAAGTCAGAGAAATTCGGTGATGCGTATATTATGTTGAAGGAAATGTCTGACATGGGTTTTGTGGCCAATGAGATTGTATATAACACATTGATTGGTGGATTTTGTAAACAGGGTAATATTGGTGATGCACTTAGGATTAGGGATGATATGGTATCCAAGGGCATAAATCCTAATTCAGTTACTTACAATTCTCTTATACAAGGAGTTTGCAAGAGAGATCTAGTGGAATATGCTGAACAACTCTTGATGGAAATGCTATTGAGAGGCTTACCAGTAAACCGAGGTGCTTATTGTTCGGTAATTTGTCTGTTATGTGTGAAGCATAAGTTTGATTCTGCACTACATTTCATGAAGGAGATGTTAGCCAAAAATTTAAGTCCCAATGATAAGTTGCTAACCTCAATTGTTGTCGGGCTTTGTCAGCATGGAAAGCATTCAAATGCAATTGAGCTATGGTTTAAACTGTTTGAGAAAGGGTTTACAGCCAGTACAGAAACTTCAAATGCTCTAATTCATGGGCTCTTTCAAGCTGGTAATATTCAAGAAGCTACTAGGATGGTTACGGTGATGCTTGAGAAGGGTATAATATTTGATAGAATCACGTACAACACACTCATCCGGGGTTGTTGCAAAAATGGGGAAGTGGTGAAAGCGTTTAAAATTAGGGAAGAGATGTCTAAACAAGGGATTGAACCAGATATTTATACTTATAATACGCTAATTGATGGGCTGTGTAAGTTGGGTAAAGTGGAAGAAGCATTTAAACTTTTGGATGACTGCAAAAGAAATGGTCTTAATCCAAATGTTCATACTTTTGGCCCAATAATAGATGGATACTCTAATGCCGGTAAAGCTGAAGAGGGTGAGAGACTATTCAATGAGTGGGTTGGTATGAAACTGTGGCCAAATTCTGTTGTTTATAATACTCTAATCAAAGGATACTCTAAAAGTGGGAATATGATGGCAGCCTTCAGACTTCGTGATGACATGAGAATGAAAGGAATCCCTCCCACTGCTAAAACATATTCTTCTCTAATAAAGGGCATGTGCAGCATTGGGCTTGTTGAGGACGCAAAAAAACTTTTTGATGAAATGAGGAAGGAGAATTTGTTGCCAAATGTGGTATCTTATACTATAGTTATTCAAGGTTACTGTAAGCTAGGCCAGATGGATAAAGCTAGATGTGCCTGGGACGAAATGTCTTCATGTAACATAAACCCTAACCAATTTACCTACACTGTCATGATTGATGGGTACTGTAAACTGGGTAACATGAAAGAAGCTACTAAGCTTCtaagtgaaatggaagaaaatggaATTGCCCCAGATGTTGTCACTTATAATGCCCTAATAGATGGATTGACAAAAAATGGGAAAATAGAGGAGGCTTTAAAAGTATGTGATCATATGCGCAGCAGGGGTGTCGTCCCTGACGAAAAAACACATACCATATTGACTCCTGGGTTTCATCAGCCATTGACACATACAACTCAAGATTGA